Within Planococcus citri chromosome 2, ihPlaCitr1.1, whole genome shotgun sequence, the genomic segment AACTCAACAAAGTGAAAATCAATGTCACGTTCATTGAGCTCATTTTCtccaattgacaaaattacattttctctAAATTCCGGTATTTTCTTGATTTGGTCGTAGTGTTCGGTGATCGATCGATTGTTATATAGGCGCCCATTTACTAGGCCTTCTCCCAAtatgtcataaatttttttgtcaatttttatcgtCCGGATTTCCCCCCTCGTTGCAGTAATTTCTGCACACGTCGTCATTTGGCGTTTTTTGGGTCAGTTTTCTGCCCCTCTGGCTTATCGTTTCGAGGGGGTGGGGGGTTTCCTTGAGGTTCACGCTGGTCATATTGTCTATATCGATTTCTACGGTAGTTGGGATCGTAGTTTCTTCCCAGATATCTTGGATTTCTATCTTCTTCTTGATTTTGCTGTCTATCTTCTTGGTGGTCATAATTTCTACTTCTATCTTCgtaatttttacttctttcTTCCCTATTGTCTTGGTATCTACGGTCTCTGTTATACGGTTCTTCTCGACGATAATCTCTTCTTTCATAATTATTTCGTCGATAGTTGTCTCTGTCATGGTAACGataattaatatttattttggaCTGATCTTCTTCCTGATCCCAGATTATGGTCATGTCATCTGTGTCCATGTTTTTGACAGTCTCCAATTTAGCCATGAGTGACTCTTTATTGACCAATCCTTCGCTGTTCGTGTGCTCTTTTATGCACTTAGGGAATTTTTTATACACCTTGGagataatcaatttttctctaGTATCGGTTTTTAACAAGGTGTCGTACCAATTGGAAATATATTCGATAAAGTCGATAATTTTAACAATATGCTTCGGGATTTCCTTCTCAAAGGCCGCTACAGCTGCACTTTTTACATTGTCGTCCCAAAATATATCTAAGAAATATTCCTGGAGCTCTTCGAAAGTCTTTgctttttggactttttcatTCCAGGCAGTCGATTCGATTTTCACACAGGAAGCTAGAAGCATTCTTCGATTATCTGGATCGATATTTTGAGTTACAGACGGTGTTGTAAATTGAGCTAGGAATTTGTGGgggaaaaatcgatttttttgctcaaagttagtcacatttttataaaataagtcgatgaaaattttatctgatCCGCTCGTTGGAACTGTAGCAACTTGTACATTTTTCATCGTATTATTTAGGGCCATTTTAGCTCCATCTACCACTGCTTTAACGTTTTCGTCGACTATATCCATGAATTTGTCGTGTGCATCTGattcaattttatccaaaacatcttccatattcaattttaattggTCGAAGTAAATTTTGATGTCTTTTTTAATATCGGCGTTTAAATTTGcgattatttcgatttttatatCTTCTTTTAACTCTTCTTTAAGTTCTTCTTTTATCTGagtttttagttcattttttaattcggATTTGATGTCGTTTTTTAACTcgctttttgctaaatttatatcattttttaatctTCCTTCTAAATCTGTAATTTCTTGCTGagtaatcatttttaatttttttgttctaggtTTTGGTATCTTCGGAATCGGTGGTGGAGCTATTCGATTTCTGAGTTCAATTCCTGGAGGAATTGGTCTTGCTGGAGATGAAGTTTTTACTGTTgttttaggtattttgaattttttgtatttttattttgaaaaaatataactaTGGATTCGtggatttttctgtttttatttattttgtttcgtAGTAGCGGCTGACGAgtcgcatttattttttaatttttattccggATTCGtaggtgtttatttttttgaagattttttagaaaaaatcattcTCAAATTTTCGAAGATAATTTTTTAAGCACGAGTCAGGCGCCAATGTAATACCTGGCAGTGGTGGTTCGGTGTCAGCGTTTATAGCGTGCTAGGCTTGTGTACCACTGTATTTGCTCAGTCGGAGAAGCGTATAATAAACCAATACTTGGCTCAGAGAGTCCAAGTTTTTACCATATAATTCGATGAAACTCGATAAATAATTTACTCTCAGGGTTACGTGGGAGATGATATGTATTGTCATTAAATATAACAGAGATGTGAATAAATACACAGCATCTTTTTATCTTCGAAAGAATTTCCttattttaataggtattttatacAATATAATTTAATTCGTAGGTATTTCGGAGAAATctttattcttttctttttatttcgatgagataaaaaattcgttgaaataagATGAATCGAACGCATACAACGTATAAAGAAAGCTATACAACTTGAGCTAATTTGGCTGCTGTGCCACCGAGTATATATACACTCGGCGACACAGCTCATCTGCGAGTAGCAGTTTTGGCGTAGTTTAGCCAACCGAGTCGGAGCACCGTACGTCACCACTTCAATAACAAGAATACTCGTACATCACGTACACACGAGGAGAGAGACACAACGAGCGTAATTACCGGGAATTACCCGTGAGGTTTACCACACTCGGCCATTCTGCAGTGTGTGTTGTCCTCAACACACCGATTCACGCACTTTTTACGAAATTTCGGCGAACGCAACTCCGGGGAAATGGTACAATTTTCCTccgaaaaacaaaaacgacAATTATCGCGCTTATCACTAACAATAAACGATTTTTCACGAACTGGTTTTCGCTTCCTTTTCCGATTACGAACACGAATTTCActcttttcagcaattttgccgGCGTTTTCGACTCGAACGAAGTTGACAGACGTTTCAACGATGTTACACGGCGATTTTTCGGCACTAAACACGACACTATTTTCGTTTAACGACACACGATTCGCCTGTGTGATGATAAATTGATCTTTCCACTTGATCATCGCAACATTCGGGTTTTCGATCCAAGAACAGCCAATGACGAGAGGAACAGGTAACGCATTATCACGGAGGATTAGAATTTCCGTTTCGGGTACTGCCACACCATCGACTGAGACCGTACCTACGATTTTACCAAGTACTTCCGATCCGTTTTCCAAATTACCAACGCCGAAAATTCTCGTATTCGAAGGGGGTTGAATAGTTTCGCACAGGGTGACTGCAGTTGACGCTCGCATCACACATACGCTACTACCATTATCGATCAACGCTCCCGAAATCGTTTTTCCGTTGATAACAGCcgttttcacatatttttcacGATCAACACCTAACGCTGTATTGACCAGAAGGACGGATTCGGACTTTTTCGTTTCAGGATCAGGAACAACCGGTTTTTCGTTTTCACTTTCAGCAACGTCAGGTTTCGATTTACTAGATTCAAATTCACGAAGTCGTTTGCTCCAATCGGCAGCTTTCGAATAATCGTAAATACGTAGATAATTCGCCATATCTTCGGACTTAAACCCAGCACAAACAGCATTTTTCGATTCTGCAACGGATGCACCAACATCTTTAGCTAAACGCAGCTTATCGAAGATGTATTCGATTGATGATTCGTTATCTTGTTGACATCGCGCGGAGAAACGTTCCCACTTGTCAACCACGTTTCCATCATCTTCGCCAATAAACGTTTCCCAAAAACAACTTCGAAAATCGGACCACGATTTGATATCGTCCGCATTGAGTAGATACCAACTTTTGGCTGCTTTCGTAAGTAATCGCTTCGCAGTTTCCAGCTTTTGTAGGTTATTCCAACCACCGATCAGGCCTTGATTTTCGACGCTTTTCAACCATTCTTTTGCTTCAGTAGCAGACACCTCACCCGTAAACTTCGATATTTCCGGCAGTAGCACTGCGCTGCTAGCTGCTTGGACGATTTCGCTAACGGTATTCATTGAGAGGTCCACTTTCGATGGAGAAAAAGGTGGCGAttgatttcgtttcgttttgacCATGCTTTCGGCAGAAATCGCGAACAACACACAAAAACACactttcaattattcaaaacacTTCGTTGACGCACATTCGACCACTTCTGAAATATGTAGGAAACATATTAACAATTAACGAACAATTAATaacgtttattataaaaaaaataacaaggaaTATAATTATTACATCTTAACGCTTCGAATATCATAACAAGAATACTCGTACATCACGTACACACGAGGAGAGAGACACAACGAGCGTAATTACCGGGAATTACCCGTGAGGTTTACCACACTGacctcatttcaatttttgagttacGATTCAAGATTGCATTAAACTGGCAGCACTGCATCcttatttacatttttagttgcgcaaacttttccaaaaaatagcaGAAAAGAAAACGCAgataaaatgcttgaaaaatgtcgttttcaagtgaaatttaaccaaaaatattattaattatcGTGTTTCCGAGGTAATTGTTTCATTAAAAAGTCTTTATACTTATTCGATCGCGAGTGAGAAATTGTGGTATTGAGAGCAAGTCTCGTTTTTGTGAGACAGTTCGCCACAACGTAATCGTTCTAGTTTGGCCATTAGTGATAATAAGTCTGTAAACATTTCGTCGACGATTGAATTCTTTTTTGCTGCGTTCGAAGAAGTAAATCATCTCCCAGCGTTACAATTGGTAATAATTACTCCATCGCAGTATGCACTTTGTTGCTGAAtacagattttagaaaaaaaaatcattatggTAAGTTATTTGAGGGTATCAGATTCTTAATACGTAACCAGGTACACTAATTAGTGTTTTCATTACAGGGTGGAAATATTTCGCAATTAGAAAAACAAATCGGTTCTGAAAACTTTCCCAATAGTGAACGATATTGTGGACTAGTGAACGTGAGTATGTTTTGTCCGAGAATTGCAATCATGCCAGTTCGATGCCTTTAAAACacgtccatttttttcgtttcagtttGGGAATACATGTTATAGTAATTCTGTTTTACAAGCGTTATACTTTTGCAAACCATTTCGCGAGAAAGTCCTCGAATACAAAGTTCGAAACAAGCAAAGAAATAAGGAGACGCTTCTGTCTTGCCTGAGTGATTTATTTCACAGTATTGCCAATAATAAGAAACGCGTTAGTACAGTTGCACCTAAGAAATTCATAGCGAGGCTTAGGAAAGAAAAGGGTTTGTAAattatttcgtatttttcaaatggtttagGTCGTTTTCATTACAGAATTGTGTTTTCTTTACAGAGGAATTCAATAACTATATGCAACAAGATGCtcacgaatttttaaattttttaattaatcgtATTAACGAGATTATTCTTCGTAAGTATTTGTTTACTTTAATGGCAAAGATTAATTGACCTGAAAGTATTCATTGAAAATACGAATACCACGTACTTTGttcttcattttcagttgaaagAAATCATGGTAAACCAAAGGATATGTCGCATGACGATAATAAGTCCAGTCAAGAGGAACCAACCTGGgtacacgaaatttttcaaggaatctTGACTAGTGAGACAAGATGTCTTAACTGTGAAACTGTAAGCATTAACGAttactttgaactttgaacctATCCTATGGCCGATGGTatt encodes:
- the LOC135834104 gene encoding uncharacterized protein LOC135834104 — its product is MITQQEITDLEGRLKNDINLAKSELKNDIKSELKNELKTQIKEELKEELKEDIKIEIIANLNADIKKDIKIYFDQLKLNMEDVLDKIESDAHDKFMDIVDENVKAVVDGAKMALNNTMKNVQVATVPTSGSDKIFIDLFYKNVTNFEQKNRFFPHKFLAQFTTPSVTQNIDPDNRRMLLASCVKIESTAWNEKVQKAKTFEELQEYFLDIFWDDNVKSAAVAAFEKEIPKHIVKIIDFIEYISNWYDTLLKTDTREKLIISKVYKKFPKCIKEHTNSEGLVNKESLMAKLETVKNMDTDDMTIIWDQEEDQSKININYRYHDRDNYRRNNYERRDYRREEPYNRDRRYQDNREERSKNYEDRSRNYDHQEDRQQNQEEDRNPRYLGRNYDPNYRRNRYRQYDQREPQGNPPPPRNDKPEGQKTDPKNAK